Genomic window (Cellulosilyticum lentocellum DSM 5427):
TTAGATAGCGATATTGCTTTTATAGATGGAAAAGAGGTTCAAGGTGTATCATTACTATTAGAAGATAATAGGGTGTTATTACCACTTCGGATAACAGCAGAAGGATTAAAAGCTAAAGTAGATTGGGATAAAAAGACAGGGCAAATTGATGTCACCACGAGTAAAGCTAAGATAACATTAAAAATAGGAAGCAAGACAATGCAAATAGGTAACAAGAATGTATCATTAGAGGTAGCTCCGTTTATTAAGAATAAAACTACTTATTTACCCCTTAGGGCTATAGGTGAGGCATTAGGCGTAGAAGTCAAGTATGATCAAGCCAATAAGTTCGTTTATGTAGGAGGTGTAGTAGATGGCTATCTTAATTCAACCTTACAAATAGCATTTGAAAAACAGAACTATAACATTATTTTTAGTCATAAGTGGTGCCTTATTGGTGAGAAAAACAACAAATTATTTTATAGAGATTTAGATAATGATAAGGGATGGATTGAACTAATAGCAAAACAAACAAAAGATAAAACAGTTAAGTATGCAAGTTTCCATGTAGGGGATGGTATTATGGGAACAGATTTAATCGTTAGAATAGTAGATAATAAACAAGCAGATTTAATCGTGAATGATGATATTTACGATTTTCAAGTACAAGATGGCTATGTATATTATATTAAAGCACATCCAATGGAAGCATTACTTAGTAATACACCAGAGATGATGCAATATTATGATGGTAATCTAATGAAGGTTTCTATTGAAGAAGCGATTAAAGCTAATCCAGAAGGTAGACAAGTTGAAGGTGAGATATTAGGAGAAAAGGGATATTTTTATGGTATAGGTATAAGTTTAGGTAGCTGGGAACAAGATGGTAAACTTTATCCTATGGGGTTTGAACTTAATGAAGGAGGAACAGGTTATTTAGTAGATTGGGAAGTGAAGCCAGATGGTATTTATGCTATAGGTGTAGATGTGACATCAGAACATGGGGATCAAACCCAAGGAAAATACAAAGTAGCACTTACAGGCAATACTCACGAGAAACTTCAATAAAACCCCTTGCCAACAAATTAGTATGAGTAACCTCTAAACATGAACCACAGTAAAGTAGCATATAATGAAGAAGAAAGAGAACCATCTCAGTTAGGAGGAGCCTATGAAAGTTGCTATAACTACTGATGGAAGAAGTGTATCAAAACAATTTGCAAGCACCAAGGGTCTTGAAATTTTTGATGTACAAAAGGGAAAAGCTACAAGCAAGATGTTAGTTGATGCCTCTGCAGGAGGAGGCTACGAAGGTCTAGTGTATATTTTGCAGAATGAAGAAGTAGAAGTTGTATTATGTGGGGAAATCAAGGCGAATGAAAGAAAAGAATTAGAAGATTACGGGCTTCAAGTCTTTCCAGGAGCCAGAGGAAGCACAACTAGTATTTTAAATGCGTACTTAAGAAGTCTAAGGCAAAGTAATGTCAACAGTCACAATAAATAGCGCATAAAAAATAATAAAAGTAAAAGACTAAGAGGAATAAGAAGTATCCTCTTAGTCTTTTACTTTTTATAAAGGCATTCAACTTTTTATAAGTCAATTTATAGAGTGCTGTTGTTATGCTTGCGATCAGTAATTTGCCTATTACTTGGAGTAAGCGTATAATAATATGGTGAAAACAATCAATATAGAATCAATACATAATATTTAAGATCAGTTTGGAGGCGAATGTGTTGAATGCAATGATGGGAATAGGTATAGCGATTATTTGTGGGTATTTTATAGGGAAATTGATTAATAAGTTGAAAATTCCTTCGGTTGCAGGCTATGTTATAGCAGGCTTATTATTAGGACAATCATTTCTAGGGGTATTTAATGAAGCATTTATTGAAGCCACTAGCAGTATAAGTGATTTAGCTCTGGGACTTATTGCTTTTAGCATAGGCGGAGAATTATTAGCAAGTGAGCTTAAAAAGATTGGTATTAAAGTATTTATAATAGCTTTTTTTGAAGCCTTTTTTGCATTTGTCTGTGTAACAGGAGCAATGCTATTATTAAAGCAACCTATGGAGACGGCATTACTACTTGGAGCAGTTGCATCAGCTACAGCACCAGCAGCAACAGTTATGGTCATCAATGAACTAGGAGCTAAAGGACCTTTAAGCAAGACCTTAATAGCTGTAGTTGCCATAGATGATGCCATTTGCTTAATGATTTATGCAGTAGCATCATCTATTGCAAAGGTACTTATAACAAATACACAAAATGTAGAATGGTCACATGTTATGATCAGTCCATTAATTGAAATTGGTGGTTCTATCATACTAGGTATGGTTATTGGTGCTATAGTAGTGGTTATTTTAAGTAAAGTATCTTTTACAAGAGAAATACTAACAGTTGTCATAGCTGCCATTTTATTAACACTAGGAATAGCGACTAAATTAGGTTTATCAGCTCTATTATGTAATATGAGTCTAGGCATAATGGTAGCCAATCTTAGTTCTAATAAAGCAAAAGCATTTGCAACGATTGAATCTATTACGGCGCCTATATATACAGCATTTTTTGTATTAGCAGGTGCCAGACTTCAAATAAGTTTGTTAGGACAAATAGGAGTGATAGGTGTAGTATATACAATTGCTAGAATTGTAGGTAAGGTAAGCGGAGCATCTTGTGGGGCAATCATTACGGGAGCAGAGCCAAGTGTCAAAAAATATATAGGCCTAGGATTACTTTCTCAAATTGGAGTGGCAGTTGGACTCGCTATCGTTATTAGTCATGAGTTTGCAGGTACAGAAATAGGCAATTTAGTAATAACTATATTATTAGCTACTACTATTATTACTGAAATTATAGGCCCACTATGTACGAGATATGCCATTATTAAAGCGGGCGAGGATGGGAAAGTAGGTTTACAAGTACAGTAAGATTAAATATA
Coding sequences:
- a CDS encoding NifB/NifX family molybdenum-iron cluster-binding protein, with protein sequence MKVAITTDGRSVSKQFASTKGLEIFDVQKGKATSKMLVDASAGGGYEGLVYILQNEEVEVVLCGEIKANERKELEDYGLQVFPGARGSTTSILNAYLRSLRQSNVNSHNK
- a CDS encoding cation:proton antiporter yields the protein MLNAMMGIGIAIICGYFIGKLINKLKIPSVAGYVIAGLLLGQSFLGVFNEAFIEATSSISDLALGLIAFSIGGELLASELKKIGIKVFIIAFFEAFFAFVCVTGAMLLLKQPMETALLLGAVASATAPAATVMVINELGAKGPLSKTLIAVVAIDDAICLMIYAVASSIAKVLITNTQNVEWSHVMISPLIEIGGSIILGMVIGAIVVVILSKVSFTREILTVVIAAILLTLGIATKLGLSALLCNMSLGIMVANLSSNKAKAFATIESITAPIYTAFFVLAGARLQISLLGQIGVIGVVYTIARIVGKVSGASCGAIITGAEPSVKKYIGLGLLSQIGVAVGLAIVISHEFAGTEIGNLVITILLATTIITEIIGPLCTRYAIIKAGEDGKVGLQVQ
- a CDS encoding stalk domain-containing protein, with the protein product MRIRGGLSKVYSILLIGFLGLSSVGNIYGEEVKTIKDYNQVIELKDFAGKVILCLDSDIAFIDGKEVQGVSLLLEDNRVLLPLRITAEGLKAKVDWDKKTGQIDVTTSKAKITLKIGSKTMQIGNKNVSLEVAPFIKNKTTYLPLRAIGEALGVEVKYDQANKFVYVGGVVDGYLNSTLQIAFEKQNYNIIFSHKWCLIGEKNNKLFYRDLDNDKGWIELIAKQTKDKTVKYASFHVGDGIMGTDLIVRIVDNKQADLIVNDDIYDFQVQDGYVYYIKAHPMEALLSNTPEMMQYYDGNLMKVSIEEAIKANPEGRQVEGEILGEKGYFYGIGISLGSWEQDGKLYPMGFELNEGGTGYLVDWEVKPDGIYAIGVDVTSEHGDQTQGKYKVALTGNTHEKLQ